From Terriglobales bacterium, the proteins below share one genomic window:
- the egtB gene encoding ergothioneine biosynthesis protein EgtB — MATSLSSRWSGSQRSVESLQARYGEVRRATLALLASLSAEDQMLQSMPGASPAKWHLAHTAWFFETFILRPNCREYRPIDERFQTVFNSYYKQVGDHPNRANRGLFSRPTLDEVIAYREYVDEHMVRLIGDLDPDRQTDLLSKIELGLQHEQQHQELILTDIKHAFWSQPLRPLYRTQPRDMQPQRGIDSKWETYSGGIVNIGYSGEGFCFDNELPRHEALLRDFRLQSRLVTNREYLEFIEDGGYRRPELWLSNGWDTVLQEHWEAPLYWERHDQGWRVFTLTGVHELRLHEPVCHVSYFEADAFARWKGVRLPLESEWEHAASDRPITGNFVESGALHPEAAGSQFGTNPEQMFGDVWEWTSSPYVAYPGFRAATGALGEYNGKFMCDQWVLRGGSCATPQSHIRASYRNFFPAPARWQFTGIRLAADAA, encoded by the coding sequence ATGGCAACTTCTCTGTCCAGCCGGTGGTCTGGTTCGCAGCGCTCGGTTGAGAGCCTGCAAGCGCGATACGGTGAGGTGCGCCGCGCCACGCTCGCGCTGCTTGCTTCGCTCTCTGCGGAAGATCAGATGTTGCAGTCGATGCCTGGAGCTAGTCCGGCGAAGTGGCATCTGGCGCATACCGCCTGGTTTTTTGAGACTTTCATTCTTAGACCGAATTGCCGCGAATACCGCCCTATCGATGAACGGTTCCAGACCGTCTTTAACTCCTATTACAAACAAGTCGGAGATCATCCCAATCGCGCCAATCGCGGTCTGTTTTCGCGCCCGACCTTGGATGAAGTAATCGCTTATCGCGAATATGTGGATGAGCACATGGTGCGGCTGATTGGCGATTTGGATCCTGACCGCCAGACGGATCTGCTTTCCAAAATCGAACTCGGCCTGCAGCACGAGCAGCAGCATCAGGAACTGATTCTCACCGATATCAAGCATGCCTTCTGGAGCCAGCCACTAAGACCTCTATATCGCACTCAGCCGAGGGACATGCAGCCGCAACGCGGTATCGATTCAAAATGGGAAACATATTCGGGCGGCATTGTGAACATCGGTTATTCAGGCGAGGGATTTTGCTTCGATAACGAGCTGCCGCGCCACGAAGCCCTCCTTCGCGATTTTCGTCTGCAAAGCCGGCTCGTTACCAACCGCGAATACCTCGAATTCATCGAGGATGGCGGGTATCGCCGCCCGGAGCTGTGGCTCTCGAATGGATGGGACACTGTCTTACAGGAACACTGGGAAGCTCCTCTGTATTGGGAGCGCCATGACCAAGGCTGGCGCGTGTTCACACTGACAGGAGTGCATGAGCTTCGTCTCCATGAACCCGTCTGCCACGTGAGCTATTTCGAGGCCGATGCATTTGCGCGCTGGAAAGGCGTGCGCCTTCCGCTCGAATCAGAATGGGAACATGCCGCGTCTGATCGGCCGATAACCGGCAACTTTGTCGAAAGCGGTGCGCTGCACCCTGAAGCTGCAGGTTCCCAATTTGGAACTAATCCGGAGCAGATGTTCGGAGACGTCTGGGAATGGACGTCGAGTCCCTACGTCGCCTATCCCGGATTCCGCGCCGCGACAGGGGCTCTCGGCGAGTACAACGGAAAATTCATGTGCGATCAGTGGGTGCTTCGCGGAGGGTCATGTGCAACGCCGCAGTCGCACATTCGCGCAAGCTATCGGAATTTCTTTCCTGCGCCAGCCCGCTGGCAATTCACTGGGATAAGGCTGGCCGCGGATGCTGCCTAG
- the egtD gene encoding L-histidine N(alpha)-methyltransferase yields the protein MLPRVVPAIRELPEIAGAVLEGLTSFPKWLPPKLFYDHEGSLLFERITELPEYYLTRTERGILSEYADEIISAAGNPETLVELGAGSASKTTLLLGAAVEASGEANYIPIDVSGAALRDAQSRIRSICSGVNVQPIHAEYAPGLAKLPRFAGRKLVLFIGSSIGNFELFEAARLLSDIRRSLSAHDAVLLGTDMRKSLDLLIPAYDDAQGVTAAFNKNLLRRINRELGAGFKLSTFAHRIRWNDEQSRIEMHLESVCEQSVPIEMLDIVVSFREGETIHTENSTKFSMDMVDRMVANAGLRRERTWFDPRKWFGVHLLRR from the coding sequence ATGCTGCCTAGAGTCGTTCCTGCAATCCGCGAGCTGCCGGAGATCGCCGGCGCGGTTCTCGAAGGGCTCACATCATTCCCAAAATGGCTCCCGCCAAAGCTGTTCTACGACCATGAAGGTTCGCTGCTCTTCGAACGCATCACAGAATTGCCGGAGTATTACCTCACGCGCACTGAACGGGGGATTCTCAGCGAGTACGCCGATGAGATCATCTCTGCTGCGGGCAATCCCGAAACGCTTGTTGAACTTGGAGCAGGGAGTGCTTCGAAAACCACATTGCTGCTCGGCGCGGCAGTCGAGGCCTCTGGTGAAGCGAATTACATTCCCATTGATGTGTCTGGAGCTGCGCTGCGCGATGCCCAATCTCGTATCCGCTCCATCTGTTCCGGCGTAAACGTACAGCCCATTCATGCCGAGTACGCTCCAGGTCTGGCAAAATTACCGCGCTTCGCTGGCCGCAAGCTTGTGCTCTTCATCGGTTCAAGCATCGGCAATTTCGAACTCTTTGAAGCTGCGCGTCTACTTTCAGATATTCGCCGCAGCCTCTCGGCACACGATGCCGTTCTCCTCGGCACCGATATGCGCAAGAGCCTCGACCTGCTGATCCCTGCCTATGACGATGCGCAAGGCGTGACTGCTGCGTTTAACAAGAACTTGCTTCGCCGGATCAACCGAGAACTCGGCGCCGGATTCAAGCTCAGCACGTTCGCGCACCGCATCCGCTGGAACGACGAGCAGAGCCGCATCGAGATGCACCTCGAAAGCGTGTGCGAGCAGAGTGTGCCGATCGAGATGCTGGACATAGTCGTAAGTTTCCGCGAGGGCGAAACCATTCACACCGAAAACAGCACGAAGTTCTCCATGGACATGGTGGACAGAATGGTCGCCAATGCTGGACTTCGCCGCGAACGCACGTGGTTTGACCCACGGAAGTGGTTCGGGGTTCATTTGCTGCGGCGATGA
- a CDS encoding tannase/feruloyl esterase family alpha/beta hydrolase, producing the protein MKTISVPQAIVISLLVTLSAAQAQTSSCEKLKQLALKDAQITAAEAVDAGSASSPENVPPAMAAQFKSLPAFCRVRVEAHPSSDSDIKIEVWMPATGWNGKFQAQGNGGFAGQIDYRGMATALRQGYATAGTDTGHSGSAVDASWALGHPEKIVDFGYRGIHVMTEIAKQTITAFYQSKPKHSYFGSCSNGGREALMEAQRYPEDYDGILAGAPANYWSHLLVGALWDAQATTLDPASYIPSSKLPAIAAAVNSACDAQDGVKDGILNDPRQCHFDPEVLTCKSTDNDQCLTPPQVTALKKLYQGAHDSHGQIFPGFLPGAETGEIGWSVWITGAAPGRALLFAFGNGYFANMIYDKADWDYKTADLSQATKASDKKGAKILNATNPDLSRFKNRGGKLIIYHGWNDPAISALNTINYFHQVQTKMGAQSVESFLRVYMVPGMQHCGGGPGATSFEEGVHARQDAEHNMRLALEDWVERGTAPSKIIASKYVDSNAASQPSMTRPLCAYPQIAKYKGSGDVNSAESFACVAGEK; encoded by the coding sequence ATGAAGACCATATCGGTCCCGCAAGCGATCGTCATTTCCCTGCTTGTGACGCTCAGCGCGGCACAGGCTCAAACGTCCTCGTGCGAAAAGCTCAAACAACTGGCTTTGAAGGACGCGCAAATTACTGCAGCAGAGGCAGTCGACGCAGGCTCAGCTTCCTCTCCGGAAAATGTTCCTCCTGCCATGGCTGCGCAGTTCAAATCGCTTCCGGCGTTCTGCCGCGTTCGCGTAGAAGCTCATCCCAGCTCTGATTCCGATATCAAGATCGAAGTCTGGATGCCGGCTACTGGCTGGAATGGGAAATTCCAGGCGCAGGGAAACGGCGGCTTCGCCGGACAGATCGATTATCGCGGCATGGCTACAGCTCTTAGGCAGGGGTATGCGACCGCCGGAACCGATACTGGCCATTCAGGATCGGCAGTCGATGCAAGTTGGGCGCTCGGACATCCGGAAAAGATCGTCGATTTCGGCTATCGCGGGATTCACGTAATGACGGAGATCGCCAAGCAGACGATCACAGCGTTTTACCAGAGCAAGCCGAAGCATTCCTATTTTGGGAGCTGCTCGAACGGCGGACGCGAGGCTCTGATGGAAGCGCAGCGGTATCCGGAGGACTACGACGGCATTCTCGCCGGCGCTCCCGCAAATTATTGGAGTCATCTGCTGGTCGGCGCGTTATGGGACGCGCAGGCGACCACGCTCGATCCTGCCAGCTACATTCCATCGTCGAAGCTCCCGGCGATCGCAGCAGCGGTAAACTCTGCCTGCGATGCCCAGGATGGAGTAAAAGACGGAATCCTCAACGACCCACGCCAGTGCCATTTTGATCCTGAGGTGCTGACCTGCAAGTCGACCGACAACGACCAATGCCTGACCCCGCCGCAGGTCACAGCCTTGAAGAAGCTTTATCAAGGCGCGCACGACAGCCATGGTCAAATATTCCCCGGCTTCCTTCCGGGCGCAGAAACCGGCGAAATCGGTTGGTCCGTATGGATCACCGGCGCGGCTCCCGGCCGTGCTTTGCTTTTCGCTTTCGGGAACGGCTACTTTGCAAACATGATTTACGACAAAGCCGACTGGGATTACAAAACCGCCGATCTGTCGCAGGCGACAAAGGCCTCCGATAAAAAAGGCGCGAAAATTCTAAACGCCACCAATCCCGATCTATCGCGGTTTAAGAACAGAGGCGGCAAGCTCATCATCTACCACGGGTGGAACGATCCCGCGATCTCCGCGCTGAACACCATCAACTACTTCCACCAGGTGCAGACCAAAATGGGAGCGCAGAGCGTCGAGTCGTTTCTGCGCGTGTACATGGTGCCAGGGATGCAGCACTGCGGCGGCGGCCCGGGAGCAACATCGTTCGAGGAGGGTGTACACGCTCGTCAGGATGCTGAGCACAACATGCGGTTAGCGCTCGAAGACTGGGTGGAAAGAGGCACAGCTCCGTCAAAGATCATCGCGAGTAAATACGTCGACTCCAATGCTGCGAGTCAGCCGAGCATGACTCGGCCCTTGTGCGCATATCCGCAGATCGCGAAGTATAAAGGCTCAGGAGATGTTAACAGTGCGGAGAGCTTCGCGTGTGTCGCGGGCGAGAAGTGA
- a CDS encoding four helix bundle suffix domain-containing protein — MCSAEARDTREKEPLIPKRGGYRKLKSFQVAQLIYDVTIRFCDRYVEKRSRTHDQMVQAARSGVQNIAEGSQAAGTSKKTELKLTNVARASLEELHLDYEDFLRQRGLPIWDRQDRRRESLIARRCTSADCVALWVQEQRGLSGLGGPSGLSGRSEPNKINIGARGSQSSPSSTKSTKSTESTFPEIAANAALVLIAVACSLLDRQLASLAAAFEREGGFAERLYRVRAQARGR; from the coding sequence CTGTGCAGCGCGGAAGCCCGCGATACGCGCGAAAAAGAGCCGCTGATTCCTAAACGTGGCGGTTATCGCAAGCTCAAGAGCTTTCAAGTAGCTCAATTGATTTACGACGTGACTATCCGCTTCTGCGATCGATACGTCGAGAAGCGCAGCCGTACCCACGATCAGATGGTCCAGGCAGCCAGGAGCGGAGTGCAAAACATTGCCGAAGGCAGCCAGGCTGCCGGCACCTCAAAGAAGACCGAACTCAAATTGACCAACGTAGCGCGTGCAAGTCTAGAAGAGCTGCACCTCGATTATGAAGACTTTCTTCGGCAGCGCGGCCTGCCAATTTGGGATCGGCAAGATCGGAGGCGCGAAAGTTTGATTGCACGGCGATGCACGAGCGCTGATTGCGTGGCTCTGTGGGTGCAAGAACAACGTGGACTGAGTGGACTTGGTGGACCCAGTGGACTGAGTGGACGCAGTGAACCAAACAAGATCAATATCGGTGCGAGGGGCTCGCAGTCGTCGCCTTCGTCCACTAAGTCCACCAAGTCCACTGAGTCCACTTTTCCCGAAATTGCCGCGAATGCTGCGTTGGTGCTAATTGCGGTAGCGTGCAGCCTGCTTGATCGCCAGCTTGCTTCTCTTGCTGCCGCCTTTGAACGTGAGGGAGGGTTTGCCGAACGCCTCTACCGCGTTCGCGCGCAAGCACGTGGCCGGTAA
- a CDS encoding acyl-CoA dehydrogenase family protein, translated as MNSSSQATASKTIPIDGRSDFSSIVSVPQQGAARESLLTDEMLARFASRAAAYDRENRFFQEDFDELRAAKYLLMPVPTQFGGAGMTLAEVCREQRRLAYHAPATALAVNMHLYWVGIAADLWSGGDHSLEWLLREAAAGEVFAAGHAESGNDIPILLSTTKAERVEGGYRFTGRKQFGSLTPVWTRFGLHGMDMSDPKQPKIVHGFMPRDTAGYVIKETWDTLGMRATRSDDTVLENVFVPDRYIARVVPAGGAGVDAFILGIFAWGLLGFGNIYYGLANRALDLAVASTKKKTSLALSRSMAYHPEVQHAVAEMAIELESIGPHLESVAQDWSNGLDHGAAWPAKIFAAKYRAVEGSWRVIDLGLDVMGGGGIFRSVGYERLVRDARLGRIHPANSFLAHEVIAKTMLGISLDEHPRWG; from the coding sequence ATGAATTCAAGTTCACAGGCAACAGCCTCAAAGACGATCCCAATCGACGGGCGCTCTGATTTTTCGTCGATAGTTTCCGTTCCGCAGCAGGGTGCTGCACGCGAGTCGCTTCTCACTGACGAGATGCTGGCGCGATTCGCGTCGCGCGCTGCTGCGTACGATCGCGAGAACCGGTTCTTCCAGGAAGACTTCGACGAACTACGCGCGGCGAAGTATCTCCTCATGCCGGTGCCTACCCAATTCGGCGGCGCCGGCATGACGCTTGCCGAGGTTTGCCGGGAGCAGCGGCGGCTTGCATATCACGCTCCGGCTACCGCCTTGGCTGTGAACATGCATTTGTACTGGGTAGGCATCGCCGCTGACCTGTGGAGCGGCGGCGATCACTCGCTGGAGTGGCTCCTGCGCGAGGCCGCCGCCGGCGAGGTCTTCGCCGCTGGGCACGCGGAAAGCGGCAACGACATCCCGATCCTGCTCTCCACGACGAAGGCAGAACGAGTCGAAGGCGGATATAGGTTTACAGGCCGCAAGCAGTTCGGCAGCTTGACTCCAGTCTGGACGCGCTTCGGCCTGCACGGCATGGACATGAGCGATCCCAAGCAGCCGAAGATAGTCCACGGCTTCATGCCGCGCGACACCGCCGGCTACGTGATCAAAGAAACCTGGGACACTCTCGGCATGCGCGCAACGCGCAGCGACGATACCGTTTTGGAAAATGTCTTTGTTCCAGATCGGTATATCGCTCGTGTTGTGCCCGCTGGAGGAGCTGGAGTGGATGCCTTTATTCTCGGCATTTTTGCCTGGGGGTTGCTGGGATTCGGCAACATCTATTATGGACTGGCGAACCGGGCGCTTGACCTGGCCGTGGCATCAACAAAAAAGAAAACCTCACTCGCGCTTTCTCGATCAATGGCGTACCACCCCGAAGTACAGCACGCAGTCGCTGAGATGGCGATTGAACTTGAATCCATCGGCCCTCACCTGGAGAGCGTTGCGCAGGATTGGTCAAACGGCCTAGATCACGGCGCCGCCTGGCCGGCAAAGATATTCGCAGCCAAATATCGAGCGGTCGAGGGTTCCTGGCGCGTAATCGATTTGGGCCTCGACGTCATGGGCGGGGGAGGCATCTTTCGCTCCGTCGGCTACGAGCGCCTGGTCAGAGATGCGCGGCTCGGACGCATTCACCCGGCAAACTCGTTTCTTGCTCATGAGGTGATAGCCAAGACAATGCTAGGCATCAGTCTGGATGAACATCCGAGGTGGGGCTGA
- a CDS encoding class I SAM-dependent methyltransferase codes for MSTAPASALDMNKLNAFIGQFVNDLGASAHAGMVVIGERLGLYKALASGPMTPAQLAAKTQTDERYVREWLSSQAAGGYVTYDDKSGKFSLSEEQAFTLADENSPAYLPGAFQLALGALAAVPRITDAFRTGAGFGWHEHAEDVFHGCEKFFRPGYAANLASSWIPSLEGVQKKLQAGARVADVGCGKGASTLLLAKTFTKSRFYGFDYHTGSIDAAREGAKREGVADRVSFEIGKAKEFPGKDYDLVAFFDCLHDMGDPVGAATHVHQALAKDGTWMIVEPYAKDDLKDNLNPVGRVYYSFSTLLCTPCSRSQEVGLCLGAQAGEARIREVVTKAGFSRFRRATETPFNIVYEARP; via the coding sequence ATGAGCACAGCACCAGCTTCCGCACTCGACATGAACAAACTCAACGCCTTCATCGGACAGTTTGTAAACGATCTCGGCGCTTCGGCCCACGCGGGTATGGTTGTGATCGGGGAGAGACTCGGACTCTACAAAGCGTTGGCCAGCGGTCCCATGACGCCGGCTCAGCTCGCAGCGAAGACGCAGACGGATGAACGCTATGTGCGTGAATGGCTGTCATCCCAGGCGGCTGGCGGATATGTCACATACGATGACAAGAGCGGTAAATTCAGCCTCAGCGAAGAACAGGCATTTACGCTTGCGGATGAGAACAGTCCCGCATACCTGCCTGGCGCATTCCAGTTGGCACTTGGCGCACTGGCTGCGGTGCCGCGGATCACAGATGCATTTCGCACCGGCGCCGGATTTGGCTGGCACGAACACGCCGAGGATGTCTTTCACGGATGCGAGAAGTTCTTTCGCCCTGGCTACGCCGCCAACCTCGCAAGTTCGTGGATTCCGTCCCTCGAAGGCGTGCAGAAGAAACTGCAGGCGGGTGCGCGTGTCGCCGACGTCGGCTGTGGCAAAGGAGCTTCCACTCTACTCTTGGCAAAGACGTTCACGAAATCACGCTTTTATGGCTTTGATTATCACACGGGCTCCATCGACGCAGCCCGTGAGGGTGCCAAGCGCGAAGGAGTCGCTGATCGCGTCAGCTTCGAGATAGGCAAGGCAAAAGAATTTCCGGGCAAGGACTACGATCTCGTAGCTTTCTTCGACTGCCTGCACGACATGGGCGATCCGGTGGGTGCGGCGACTCATGTGCATCAAGCGCTGGCAAAAGACGGCACATGGATGATCGTGGAACCTTATGCTAAGGACGATTTGAAGGACAATCTGAATCCGGTCGGACGCGTGTACTACTCGTTCTCCACGTTGTTATGCACGCCGTGCTCGCGTTCGCAGGAAGTTGGATTGTGCTTGGGCGCACAGGCTGGAGAAGCTCGCATCCGCGAAGTTGTTACCAAAGCTGGATTCAGCCGCTTCCGTCGCGCAACAGAAACTCCGTTCAACATCGTTTACGAGGCGAGACCGTAA
- a CDS encoding TIM-barrel domain-containing protein, which translates to MLLFVLILCSAGAAQQPKSAPTLPGLYNPVADHAAVVILGNARFTVLTPQMIRMEWAADGKFEDHPSLVFLNRHLPVPEFTHSEHKDGDTDVLDIKTDALSLSYRQSGDGKFTSDNLHIDLTLNGNQVTWHPGMEDKGNLQGTTRTLDGALGGKTREPIDPGLISRDGWVLVDDSKRPLFDSDDFRFTQGEQSPWPWVMERPEGDRQDWYFFGYGHNYKQALTDFTRVAGKIPLPPRFAFGTWWSRYWAYSDQEFQDLVRGFHESDVPLDVLVIDMDWHLTFHQNWFSQEKDQSGHTLGWSGYTWNKLLFPDPDAFMKSIKSQGLKTTMNLHPASGVQPWEQAYPEMARRMGIDPATKKYVPFDITNKKFAQNYMDVLHHPLERQGVDFWWLDWQQEKDTKTAGVNPTWWLNYVHFTDQEREGKRPLLFHRWGGLGNHRYQIGFSGDTISVWDSLAFQPWFTATAANVGYAYWSHDIGGHMPGAVDPELYTRWIQFGTFSPILRTHTTKNPESERRIWAYPEPYADIMRDEFHLRYALIPYIYTEARRTYDTGVAFLRPLYYDWPEAEQAYAAKNEYMFGDNMIVAPVVSPIDKATGLASESVWLPQGEWIEWNTGKHFTGPVELTRKFSIRETPVYVRAGAIVPMAPKMEHTGEKPIDPLIVNVFPLTAGEKSSYTLYEDSGKAREYQIGKDAWTDLHASETNGTLTVTVAPVRGGYAGMPTQRSYEIRLPGDWPPQSVTVNGKALTLASAQDKVGWRYDGNALDTIITTPHFPVSSTVTVQVKRTADVIGRRKELDGFAGAMTRLREAYDSLNETWPLGWSPDELIDAMQSGDRLSYHPENAAKELTHYSEVLTKAQEQVQALTKGLSQEQMEKVASRVGQDWRSDVVKKKISEYNDRVARAAAEIADIQTQPAAQATAGGAK; encoded by the coding sequence GTGCTTCTTTTTGTATTGATTCTGTGCAGTGCAGGAGCGGCACAACAACCTAAGTCAGCGCCGACTCTGCCGGGACTCTACAACCCTGTCGCCGATCACGCAGCGGTTGTCATCCTCGGCAATGCGCGGTTTACCGTGCTGACGCCGCAGATGATTCGCATGGAGTGGGCGGCGGATGGCAAATTCGAGGATCATCCCTCGTTGGTGTTCCTAAATCGGCATCTACCCGTGCCCGAGTTCACGCATTCCGAGCACAAGGACGGCGATACTGACGTGCTCGATATTAAGACCGATGCCCTGTCGCTGTCGTATCGGCAGTCCGGCGATGGCAAATTCACTTCAGACAATCTGCACATTGACCTCACGCTCAACGGCAATCAAGTCACTTGGCATCCCGGAATGGAAGACAAAGGCAATCTCCAGGGCACCACGCGCACGCTCGATGGCGCGCTCGGGGGAAAGACACGCGAGCCGATCGATCCTGGCCTGATCTCGCGCGATGGCTGGGTGCTGGTCGACGACTCCAAACGTCCGCTCTTCGATTCCGACGATTTTCGTTTTACGCAAGGTGAACAGAGCCCCTGGCCGTGGGTGATGGAGCGTCCGGAAGGCGATCGTCAGGACTGGTACTTCTTCGGGTACGGACACAACTACAAGCAGGCTCTTACCGATTTCACTCGCGTCGCCGGAAAAATCCCACTGCCGCCGCGGTTCGCTTTCGGAACCTGGTGGTCACGGTACTGGGCGTACAGCGATCAGGAATTTCAGGATCTCGTGCGCGGCTTCCACGAGAGCGATGTCCCACTCGACGTGCTCGTCATCGACATGGACTGGCACCTCACCTTCCATCAGAACTGGTTTTCGCAGGAGAAAGATCAGTCCGGCCACACGCTCGGCTGGTCGGGATACACATGGAACAAGCTGCTCTTTCCGGATCCCGACGCATTCATGAAGAGCATCAAGAGCCAGGGGCTGAAGACCACGATGAATCTGCATCCCGCGTCCGGTGTGCAGCCTTGGGAGCAAGCCTATCCCGAAATGGCACGCCGCATGGGCATCGATCCGGCAACGAAGAAATACGTGCCGTTCGATATTACAAACAAGAAGTTCGCCCAGAACTATATGGACGTGCTGCACCATCCACTGGAGAGACAAGGTGTCGATTTCTGGTGGCTCGACTGGCAGCAGGAGAAGGACACAAAAACTGCGGGCGTGAATCCGACGTGGTGGCTGAACTACGTTCATTTCACAGACCAGGAACGCGAGGGCAAGCGTCCGCTGCTCTTTCATCGCTGGGGTGGGCTCGGGAATCATCGTTACCAGATCGGATTCTCCGGTGACACGATTTCCGTCTGGGACTCGCTCGCTTTCCAGCCGTGGTTTACGGCGACAGCAGCGAACGTCGGATACGCGTACTGGAGCCACGACATCGGTGGACACATGCCCGGAGCCGTCGATCCCGAGCTCTACACGCGCTGGATTCAGTTTGGGACTTTCAGCCCGATTCTGCGGACGCACACCACGAAGAATCCTGAATCAGAACGACGTATCTGGGCCTATCCCGAGCCTTATGCCGACATCATGCGCGACGAGTTTCATCTTCGCTATGCGCTGATCCCGTACATCTACACCGAGGCGCGGCGGACCTACGACACCGGCGTGGCCTTCCTGCGCCCGCTCTACTATGACTGGCCTGAAGCTGAGCAGGCATACGCGGCGAAAAACGAATACATGTTCGGCGACAACATGATCGTTGCCCCAGTCGTCAGCCCGATCGACAAGGCCACGGGGCTGGCAAGCGAATCTGTCTGGCTGCCACAAGGCGAGTGGATCGAGTGGAACACCGGCAAGCATTTCACCGGACCGGTTGAACTTACGCGCAAGTTCTCGATTCGCGAGACCCCGGTCTATGTGCGTGCGGGCGCAATCGTTCCCATGGCTCCCAAGATGGAGCACACCGGCGAGAAGCCGATCGATCCATTGATCGTGAATGTCTTTCCCCTTACCGCAGGAGAGAAGTCGTCGTACACGCTTTACGAGGATTCCGGGAAGGCACGGGAATACCAAATTGGGAAAGATGCCTGGACTGATCTTCACGCTTCCGAGACGAATGGAACGCTCACGGTGACGGTCGCTCCAGTTCGAGGCGGATATGCAGGCATGCCGACGCAGCGCTCATACGAAATTCGCTTGCCGGGAGATTGGCCACCACAGTCAGTAACTGTAAACGGCAAGGCACTGACCCTCGCATCAGCGCAGGACAAAGTCGGCTGGCGTTACGATGGCAACGCGCTGGATACCATCATCACAACTCCACATTTTCCGGTGAGCAGCACGGTGACTGTTCAGGTGAAGCGCACTGCCGATGTGATCGGGCGCCGGAAGGAGCTGGACGGCTTTGCCGGCGCTATGACTCGGCTCCGCGAAGCCTACGATTCCCTGAATGAAACCTGGCCTCTCGGCTGGTCTCCCGATGAGCTGATCGATGCTATGCAGAGCGGCGATCGTCTCAGCTATCACCCGGAGAATGCGGCGAAGGAGCTTACTCACTACAGCGAAGTTCTCACTAAAGCGCAGGAGCAAGTGCAGGCGCTCACGAAAGGCCTGAGCCAGGAGCAGATGGAGAAGGTTGCCTCACGTGTCGGTCAGGACTGGAGGTCGGACGTGGTGAAGAAAAAAATTTCTGAGTACAACGATCGTGTCGCGCGAGCGGCAGCGGAGATCGCCGACATCCAAACGCAACCGGCGGCTCAAGCCACTGCAGGCGGTGCCAAATGA